Proteins encoded together in one Chitinophaga sp. LS1 window:
- a CDS encoding tetratricopeptide repeat protein: MQKITLLLLLSIWMGQAAMAQANKDTADARYKAAIAMMEDGKPAAAIPLLEEAIKLNPDEWSYYYEIAYSKYMQQDYKAAIDITKKLTKRKDINSRVYQLLGNAYDLTGKRDKALDAYEKGLKAFPDAGNLYLERGVMEIGIKDYNKALSYFEKGIEVDPMFPSNYYWASKIFLSTQEEVWGMIYGEIFLNLERGSRRTDEISKQLYLTYKGEIQFKDDTLVTVSFCKQNVMAISPDGKYNLPFGVMVYEPVLLLSVAGEKIINLPSLNRIRTRFVENYQNMALAKKTPVVLFDYEQQVKDAGFMEEYNYWILAEGDDKQFEEWRGEHKKEWEDFIGWFKKNPLKITQENKFYRAKY, encoded by the coding sequence ATGCAAAAAATTACCTTATTACTGTTATTGAGCATTTGGATGGGACAAGCTGCTATGGCACAGGCTAACAAGGATACGGCGGATGCCAGGTATAAAGCAGCCATTGCAATGATGGAGGACGGAAAACCAGCAGCAGCAATACCATTGCTCGAAGAAGCGATTAAACTGAACCCGGATGAATGGAGTTATTATTACGAGATTGCGTACTCGAAATACATGCAACAGGATTATAAAGCTGCGATCGATATTACCAAAAAGCTGACAAAGCGGAAGGATATCAACAGCAGGGTATACCAGTTGCTAGGCAATGCCTATGACCTGACCGGCAAGCGGGATAAGGCCCTGGATGCTTATGAGAAAGGGTTAAAGGCATTTCCGGATGCAGGTAATCTGTACCTGGAACGGGGTGTGATGGAGATCGGTATCAAGGATTATAATAAAGCTTTAAGTTATTTTGAAAAGGGGATCGAGGTAGATCCTATGTTTCCTTCCAATTATTACTGGGCGTCCAAAATCTTTCTGAGCACACAGGAAGAGGTATGGGGGATGATATATGGAGAGATCTTTTTGAACCTGGAACGAGGTTCCAGGCGGACGGACGAGATTAGTAAGCAGTTGTACCTGACGTATAAAGGGGAAATTCAGTTTAAAGACGATACATTGGTGACGGTGAGCTTTTGCAAGCAGAATGTGATGGCAATTTCTCCGGATGGCAAGTACAACCTGCCTTTTGGGGTGATGGTGTATGAACCTGTATTGCTGCTGTCCGTGGCAGGGGAGAAGATTATTAATTTACCTTCTTTAAACAGGATCAGGACCCGGTTTGTGGAAAACTACCAGAATATGGCACTTGCGAAAAAGACACCGGTCGTTTTGTTTGACTATGAGCAGCAAGTAAAAGATGCGGGTTTCATGGAGGAATATAATTACTGGATCCTTGCGGAAGGAGATGATAAGCAGTTTGAAGAATGGAGAGGGGAACATAAGAAGGAATGGGAGGATTTTATCGGATGGTTTAAGAAGAATCCTTTGAAGATTACACAGGAGAACAAGTTTTATAGAGCGAAGTACTAA
- a CDS encoding protein-disulfide reductase DsbD domain-containing protein: MKQLLTAICLFALPLLASAQIENPVKWSFTSKKINATTYELHMTATIEGGWHLYAQEAGEGPVPTSFKFTKSPLVVNEGKVTEVGKLHKAFDKNFDSELKYYENQVDFVQKVTVKGKAATKVKGSVEFMTCDDHECLPPKSVDFAISVGGK; this comes from the coding sequence ATGAAACAATTATTAACAGCGATCTGTCTGTTCGCTTTGCCCCTGCTGGCAAGTGCGCAGATAGAGAATCCGGTGAAGTGGAGCTTTACGTCGAAGAAGATCAACGCTACCACGTATGAATTGCACATGACAGCTACTATAGAAGGTGGCTGGCACCTGTATGCACAGGAAGCGGGAGAAGGTCCGGTACCTACCTCCTTCAAGTTCACCAAAAGCCCACTGGTAGTAAACGAGGGTAAGGTGACTGAAGTTGGTAAGCTGCATAAGGCTTTCGACAAGAACTTTGACTCAGAGCTGAAATACTACGAAAATCAGGTAGACTTCGTACAAAAAGTAACCGTGAAAGGTAAAGCAGCTACCAAGGTAAAAGGATCTGTAGAATTCATGACCTGTGATGATCATGAGTGTCTGCCTCCGAAATCAGTAGACTTTGCTATTTCCGTAGGAGGAAAATAA
- a CDS encoding mechanosensitive ion channel family protein, whose amino-acid sequence MKKPILLLLLLVYTGSIALAQKVPQRGSDTTLFGDNNQPTRSDYLAGFEKVFQTMNKVPLVTSSFTHLPDIQSHLKDADSVLEILKDRFSGNDRSLNIRNLQMYQSLLEELNNTMGEFGKTLNGYDQKLDEVKKEIRDLRKDTLMRGLFKDSVLRATFTPQLQTLRTKFKRADSLVKSNTAILNDLKARVSTNAITIEELGYQTEDALKTAGGRAFTKERLYLWEPVSELGRRPPTGGFKKSVNAEQKLAGYYFKNTRSKRSLLWIIGIVFFGWINFNFRSLKKLNKLSAIKEFDFKYVKALPWLMTFVLILNLAPLFDHNAPAIYIETTQFFLMVLLTPVFYKLLPRQIFMGWGLFMLLFLFLPIIRVLGLPMRLMRYANVVHDVVAIVIGVLFIQIRSFRKEYRLMWWAVILYTFLNVLAVLMNLFGRVTLSQIFSSTAVYALAQVASLSIFVQLTIEAFLLQIQGSRIRKHYPEHFDVADIKKSLFRFISVLAVLIWAIVFSTNLNIYDTFNDGLKTLFQTSVVIGSSSFTIGGVILFLGIIWVANFLQKYIAYFFGDIGDDAAFDDKGQRSRLLVTRLILLVLAFLLAISASGLPVDKITVILGALGVGIGLGLQSIVNNFVSGIILIFDRPLRIGDMVEIGSNKGRVKEIGIRSSTLLTEDGAEVILPNGDVLSKEITNWTLSNNSARINFNYKVARLEDPETVKQELKELIIANEQVLGRREVEIIMNLVSAGTMSVRIAFWCRDIMKVTVIEAEINNAIYNYFEQKGIVTQ is encoded by the coding sequence ATGAAAAAACCTATCCTTCTGCTTTTACTGCTGGTGTACACCGGTAGTATCGCATTGGCACAAAAAGTACCACAACGTGGCTCCGACACGACCTTATTCGGCGACAATAACCAACCAACAAGAAGTGATTACCTGGCCGGGTTTGAAAAAGTTTTTCAGACCATGAATAAAGTACCACTGGTTACGAGTTCCTTTACCCATCTTCCGGACATCCAGTCCCATCTGAAAGATGCCGATTCTGTACTGGAAATACTGAAAGACCGTTTTTCCGGCAATGACAGGAGTCTCAATATCCGAAACCTCCAGATGTACCAGTCCTTATTGGAAGAACTGAACAATACCATGGGAGAATTCGGAAAGACACTAAATGGTTATGACCAGAAACTGGATGAGGTCAAAAAGGAAATCCGGGACCTCCGAAAGGATACCCTGATGCGTGGTTTGTTCAAGGATTCTGTACTCAGAGCCACCTTTACGCCACAACTGCAAACTTTACGTACCAAGTTCAAAAGAGCGGATAGTCTGGTAAAATCTAATACCGCTATCCTCAATGACCTGAAGGCAAGAGTTTCTACCAATGCGATCACCATCGAAGAATTGGGGTATCAGACAGAAGATGCCCTGAAAACAGCCGGTGGCCGTGCATTTACGAAAGAACGTCTCTACCTGTGGGAACCCGTTTCCGAGCTGGGACGAAGACCTCCTACCGGTGGTTTTAAGAAGTCTGTGAATGCAGAGCAAAAGCTGGCAGGTTACTACTTCAAAAATACCCGCAGCAAGCGCTCCCTGTTATGGATAATAGGCATTGTATTCTTTGGCTGGATCAATTTTAACTTCCGGAGTCTGAAGAAATTAAATAAGCTCAGTGCGATCAAGGAGTTTGATTTCAAATATGTCAAGGCGTTACCATGGCTTATGACGTTTGTACTGATCCTGAACCTGGCGCCTTTATTTGATCACAATGCACCGGCTATTTATATAGAGACGACACAGTTTTTCCTGATGGTGTTGTTGACACCTGTCTTCTATAAATTACTACCCCGCCAGATCTTTATGGGTTGGGGTTTATTCATGCTCTTATTCCTCTTCCTGCCTATCATCAGGGTATTAGGATTACCTATGCGCCTTATGCGGTATGCGAATGTGGTGCATGATGTAGTAGCGATTGTAATTGGGGTATTATTTATACAGATCCGCAGTTTCCGCAAAGAATATCGTTTGATGTGGTGGGCGGTGATATTGTATACCTTCCTGAATGTGCTGGCAGTATTAATGAACCTGTTTGGTCGTGTGACGTTGTCCCAGATCTTTAGTTCCACAGCGGTATATGCACTGGCACAGGTAGCGAGTCTCAGCATTTTTGTACAATTAACGATCGAGGCATTTCTCCTGCAAATACAAGGTAGTCGTATCCGTAAGCACTATCCTGAGCACTTCGATGTGGCAGATATCAAGAAATCCCTCTTCCGGTTTATATCTGTGCTGGCGGTGTTGATCTGGGCGATTGTATTCAGCACCAACCTGAATATCTATGATACATTCAACGATGGCCTGAAGACGTTGTTCCAGACTTCTGTTGTCATTGGCAGTAGTTCCTTCACTATTGGCGGGGTGATATTGTTCCTGGGTATTATCTGGGTGGCGAATTTCCTACAGAAGTACATTGCCTATTTCTTTGGGGATATCGGTGACGATGCCGCCTTTGATGATAAGGGGCAGCGTTCCAGATTGCTGGTGACCAGGCTGATCTTGCTGGTGCTTGCTTTCCTGCTGGCTATCAGTGCATCAGGTTTGCCTGTTGATAAGATTACTGTGATCCTGGGTGCTTTGGGTGTGGGTATTGGTCTGGGTTTACAGAGCATCGTCAACAACTTTGTATCCGGTATCATCCTGATCTTTGACCGCCCACTCCGTATTGGTGATATGGTGGAGATTGGTAGTAACAAAGGTCGTGTAAAAGAGATTGGGATCCGCAGTAGTACTCTGCTTACCGAAGATGGGGCAGAGGTGATATTGCCAAACGGGGATGTGCTTTCGAAAGAAATTACCAACTGGACCCTGAGTAATAACAGTGCCCGCATCAATTTCAATTATAAGGTAGCCAGGCTGGAAGATCCTGAAACTGTGAAGCAGGAATTGAAAGAGCTGATCATCGCCAATGAGCAGGTGTTGGGGAGAAGAGAGGTTGAGATTATTATGAACCTGGTCAGTGCGGGTACCATGTCTGTAAGGATTGCTTTCTGGTGCAGAGACATCATGAAAGTCACTGTGATAGAGGCAGAGATCAATAATGCTATATACAATTATTTTGAGCAAAAGGGTATTGTGACCCAATAA
- a CDS encoding Crp/Fnr family transcriptional regulator, which translates to MTELEKLETAVRSFCGIDEQSFALSLPYWELRTYQKGEYYNEYRNVCKHLGFIVDGVFRTYYVNAETGEEKNMLFYTTNQMVTAFKSFLTRRPCNFYTESMVESTILYIHVDHLHALYKQSHEWERFGRYIAEVAFNLMMEHTEDFLFKSPEERYVQMVEQHPDLVNQVPLYHIASYLGIAGPSLSRIRKRMQKKN; encoded by the coding sequence ATGACTGAACTGGAAAAATTAGAAACGGCGGTAAGGAGCTTTTGCGGTATTGACGAGCAGAGTTTTGCTTTGTCATTGCCGTATTGGGAATTGCGGACGTACCAGAAGGGGGAGTATTATAATGAGTACAGGAATGTGTGTAAGCATCTGGGTTTCATCGTGGATGGCGTGTTCCGCACCTATTATGTGAATGCGGAGACAGGGGAGGAGAAGAACATGTTGTTTTATACAACGAACCAGATGGTGACAGCTTTTAAGAGCTTTTTGACCCGTCGGCCCTGTAATTTTTATACGGAGAGTATGGTAGAGTCTACCATTTTATATATACATGTCGATCATTTACATGCATTATATAAACAATCTCATGAGTGGGAGCGGTTTGGGAGATATATAGCCGAGGTGGCTTTTAACCTGATGATGGAGCATACAGAGGATTTTCTCTTTAAGAGTCCGGAAGAGCGGTATGTACAGATGGTGGAGCAGCATCCGGATTTGGTGAACCAGGTGCCGTTATATCATATCGCATCCTACCTGGGCATAGCGGGTCCATCATTGAGCAGGATCAGAAAGCGCATGCAGAAAAAAAATTAA
- a CDS encoding M14 metallopeptidase family protein — MKQLLSVIILFCATTLYGQTVPSPKEHFGFNMGDDYKLANYTQTAAYFQKLAASPRVKLVDIGLTEEGRHQYMLVISSPENIQQLEKYKKISQQLARAEGISEIQARAMAATGKAVVWIDGGLHATEVVGSHQLIETAYQLISRNDDETKRILDNVIVLMTHANPDGQELVANWYMRNTDTLKRTTDQVPVLYQKYIGHDNNRDFYMMNMSESVNMGKQLFLEWMPQIMYNHHQRGPEGSVLAGPPYRDPFNYVFDPLMITGIDALGAAMYNRLNAEDKPGYTRLNGSGFSTWYNGGLRTTTQFHNMIGLLTEIIGNPTPEKVPVVPQRLIPNGATPNPVLPQDVWHFRQSIDYSVSLNYSVLDYAARQRDEVLYNIYKMGKNAIDRGNRDNWTLSPKGANAITAAYKKDKNDTTKDDGSDPYGWMKRGNNIPMSYYDAVYKNPATRDPRGYIISADQADFPTAVKFINALIKTGISVQKATTAFTIEGQQYPAGSFIVRTNQAFRPHVLDMFEPQDHPNDFQYPGGPPIHPYDAAGWTLAYQMGVQFDRILNDFRGPFAQLPYGELQEVKAGTLPAGKAGYLLSGKQNDVFTVVNKLLNEGVDVYRTKTGDFYVSNKKAAVDILGGASINIKPLSKKPADLAAVKPARVALWDSYGGSIPSGWVRWLLEQYHFPFKVIYAKDIDKGNLKKDYDVIVFVTRAIPPVSGEESNRYGFAQKAPSPNEIPEQYRGMLGKITKDTSIPQLKAFLEAGGNIVTIGTSTNLAYHLGLPVKNALVENGKPLPGTKYFIPGSILKAQFDSTLMAAYGMPATGDINFDNSPVFKIDAGAKEVKPIAWFTSETPLHSGWAWGQAYLKDGVAAFCAPVGKGMFYAYGPEVTFRGQSHGTFKLLFNTLYQEGGQ, encoded by the coding sequence ATGAAACAGTTATTGTCCGTCATCATATTATTTTGCGCCACTACTTTGTATGGGCAAACCGTACCTTCTCCCAAAGAACATTTTGGTTTTAATATGGGAGATGATTACAAGCTGGCAAATTATACACAGACAGCTGCGTATTTTCAGAAGCTAGCTGCCAGTCCACGTGTAAAACTGGTGGATATTGGATTGACTGAAGAAGGCAGGCATCAGTATATGCTCGTTATTTCTTCACCTGAAAATATCCAGCAATTAGAAAAGTATAAAAAGATTTCACAGCAACTGGCACGTGCAGAAGGTATCAGTGAAATACAGGCAAGAGCGATGGCTGCTACAGGTAAAGCTGTAGTGTGGATAGATGGAGGATTGCATGCAACAGAGGTGGTGGGTTCACATCAGTTGATCGAAACGGCGTATCAACTCATCAGCAGAAATGATGATGAAACAAAACGCATTTTGGATAATGTGATAGTATTGATGACGCACGCCAACCCTGATGGACAGGAGCTGGTGGCTAACTGGTACATGCGTAATACAGATACGCTGAAGCGTACTACAGACCAGGTGCCTGTGTTGTATCAAAAGTATATTGGTCACGATAATAACCGTGACTTCTATATGATGAACATGAGCGAGAGTGTAAATATGGGTAAGCAGCTGTTCTTAGAATGGATGCCCCAGATCATGTATAATCATCACCAACGCGGTCCGGAAGGCTCTGTATTAGCAGGGCCTCCATACCGCGATCCGTTCAATTATGTATTCGATCCTTTGATGATTACGGGTATCGATGCATTGGGTGCGGCTATGTACAATCGCCTGAATGCGGAAGATAAACCGGGGTATACCAGATTGAATGGTTCCGGTTTTTCCACCTGGTATAATGGTGGATTACGTACTACGACACAGTTTCACAATATGATCGGGTTGCTTACTGAGATCATTGGGAACCCAACACCTGAAAAAGTACCTGTAGTACCACAGCGTTTAATTCCGAATGGTGCTACACCAAATCCGGTATTGCCACAGGATGTATGGCACTTCCGGCAGTCAATCGATTATTCCGTATCGCTGAACTATTCTGTGCTGGATTATGCTGCCAGACAGCGTGATGAAGTGTTGTACAACATTTATAAGATGGGGAAGAATGCGATAGATCGTGGTAACAGGGATAACTGGACATTATCTCCAAAAGGTGCGAATGCTATTACTGCTGCTTATAAAAAAGATAAGAATGATACGACTAAAGATGATGGTAGTGATCCTTATGGCTGGATGAAGCGTGGAAATAATATTCCGATGTCATACTATGATGCGGTGTATAAGAATCCTGCTACACGTGATCCAAGAGGGTATATCATATCAGCGGATCAGGCAGATTTTCCTACGGCTGTGAAGTTTATCAATGCACTGATTAAAACTGGTATCAGTGTGCAGAAAGCGACTACTGCCTTTACGATAGAAGGGCAACAATATCCTGCGGGGTCCTTTATTGTTCGTACGAATCAGGCGTTTCGTCCGCATGTACTGGATATGTTTGAACCACAGGATCACCCGAATGATTTTCAGTATCCGGGAGGTCCTCCTATTCATCCTTATGATGCTGCAGGGTGGACGTTGGCTTACCAGATGGGTGTGCAGTTTGACAGGATACTGAATGATTTTAGGGGTCCTTTTGCACAATTGCCTTATGGTGAATTGCAGGAGGTGAAGGCAGGAACATTGCCAGCAGGCAAAGCTGGTTATTTACTTAGTGGTAAACAGAATGATGTATTCACAGTCGTTAACAAATTGCTGAACGAAGGGGTAGATGTGTATAGAACAAAGACGGGCGATTTCTATGTAAGCAATAAGAAAGCAGCAGTAGATATATTAGGTGGTGCATCCATCAATATAAAGCCTTTGAGCAAAAAGCCAGCTGATCTGGCAGCCGTAAAACCTGCACGCGTTGCATTGTGGGATAGTTACGGTGGTTCCATTCCTTCCGGTTGGGTAAGATGGTTATTAGAACAATACCACTTCCCATTCAAAGTGATCTATGCAAAAGACATTGACAAAGGCAATCTGAAGAAAGACTACGATGTCATTGTATTTGTAACAAGAGCCATCCCACCTGTTTCAGGAGAGGAATCAAACCGTTATGGTTTTGCACAAAAAGCGCCTTCACCAAATGAAATCCCTGAGCAATATCGTGGCATGCTCGGTAAGATCACCAAAGACACATCCATCCCTCAGTTAAAGGCCTTCTTAGAAGCAGGTGGTAATATAGTTACTATCGGTACCAGTACGAACCTCGCTTATCATTTAGGCTTACCTGTGAAGAATGCACTGGTAGAAAATGGAAAGCCATTGCCGGGTACGAAGTACTTTATACCTGGTAGTATATTAAAGGCTCAATTTGATAGTACACTAATGGCGGCATATGGTATGCCTGCTACTGGTGACATCAATTTTGATAACAGCCCTGTTTTTAAAATTGATGCAGGTGCAAAAGAAGTAAAACCCATTGCCTGGTTTACTTCGGAAACGCCACTTCATAGTGGATGGGCTTGGGGACAAGCTTACCTAAAAGACGGTGTAGCAGCGTTTTGTGCACCGGTTGGCAAAGGAATGTTTTATGCTTATGGACCGGAAGTCACCTTCAGAGGACAGTCGCACGGCACGTTTAAGTTATTATTCAACACACTATATCAGGAAGGGGGGCAATAA
- the purQ gene encoding phosphoribosylformylglycinamidine synthase I encodes MKFGVVTFPGSNCDHDMIDALRNDLGQEVIELWHKDKDLSMFNTEDCIVLPGGFSYGDYLRCGAIARFSPMMQSVIEFANKGGRVIGVCNGFQILVEAGLLPGALLRNENQQFVCKNVYLKSENTVASMTKDVTGRPLMIPVAHGEGRYYADKATLESLQSNNQILFRYCDEFGNVVEDANPNGATLNIAGICNKERNVFGMMPHPERATRDVLGNTDGQLIFQSLINNN; translated from the coding sequence ATGAAATTCGGCGTAGTCACCTTTCCTGGCTCTAATTGCGATCATGATATGATAGACGCCCTGCGTAATGACCTTGGGCAGGAAGTGATAGAGTTATGGCACAAGGATAAAGACCTCAGCATGTTCAATACAGAAGATTGCATTGTACTGCCAGGTGGTTTTTCTTATGGCGATTATCTGCGTTGTGGTGCTATTGCCCGCTTTAGCCCAATGATGCAGAGCGTGATCGAATTTGCAAATAAAGGTGGTCGTGTAATTGGAGTTTGTAATGGTTTCCAGATCCTTGTTGAAGCGGGTCTGTTACCTGGCGCCCTGTTGCGCAATGAGAATCAACAGTTCGTTTGTAAAAATGTGTACCTGAAGAGTGAAAATACTGTTGCTTCCATGACTAAGGATGTAACCGGTCGTCCGCTGATGATTCCGGTAGCACATGGTGAAGGCCGCTATTATGCTGATAAGGCGACGCTGGAAAGTCTGCAGTCGAACAACCAGATCCTGTTCCGCTATTGCGACGAATTTGGTAACGTAGTGGAAGATGCAAATCCAAACGGTGCTACCCTGAACATTGCAGGTATCTGCAACAAGGAGCGGAATGTATTTGGTATGATGCCTCACCCTGAAAGGGCTACCCGCGATGTACTGGGAAATACCGATGGGCAGCTGATATTCCAGAGCCTGATCAACAACAACTGA